Part of the Chloroflexota bacterium genome is shown below.
GTCTAGCCTCGCACGCTCGTCACTAGGCTGCCGCGCCGGTGGCGGAAGCGCCCGGGCCAAACGTGCCGAAGATGGCGTTCAGCCCCTGCACGGCGTCCTCGATGGTCGTGGCGTCGTGGGCGGACTGGCAGAGCAGATCCTTGACCTGGGGCATCAGTTGCACCGCCCGATCCAGGCTCGGGTTCGCGCCGGGCTGGTACGCGCCGATGCTGATGAGGTCTTCGGACGCGCGGTAGGTTGCCAGGATGTCGCGGACGGCGCTGGCGGCCCGCTGATGCTCCGGTGTGGCCAGGGCGGACATCAGGCGGCTGAGGCTCCCGAGCACGTCGATGGCGGGGTAGTGGTTCTGGTTCGCCAGCTTGCGGGAGAGCCAGATGTGGCCGTCGAGGATGCCGCGCGCGGTGTCGGCAATCGGCTCGTTCACGTCGTCGCCGTCCACCAGCACGGTGTAGAAACCGGTGACCGTCCCCCGGTGGGACGTACCCGCCTTCTCCATCAGCTTCGGCATCAGGGCGAAGACGCTCGGCGGGTAGCCCTTGACCACGGGCGGCTCGCCGACCGTCAGGCCGATCTCGCGCTGGGCCATCGCCCACCGGGTGACCGAGTCCATCATCAGCGTCACGTCGAGACCCTGCTCGCGGAAGTACTCGGCGATAGCCGTGGCGACCCATGCCGCCTTGATGCGCTGCAACGCCGGCTGATCCGAGGTGGCCACCACAACGACCGAGCGCGCCAGCCCTTCGGGGCCAAGGTCGCGCTCCATGAACTCCTGGACCTCACGACCGCGCTCGCCGATCAGGGCGATCACGTTGACGTCGGTCTGGGCGTTACGGGCCATCATGCCGAGCGCCGTGCTCTTGCCCACGCCGCTCCCTGCGAAGATCCCGACGCGCTGGCCCTTGCCGCAGGTCAGCATGGCGTCGATGGCGCGGACGCCCGTGCTGAGCGTCTCACGGATCGGCTGGCGGGAGAGCGGGTCGGGCGGCTGGTTGGTGACGGGGTAGCGCTCGATCGCGCCGAGCGGCCCCTTGCCGTCAATCGGCTGGGCCAGCCCGTCGATGACCCGCCCCAGCAGGGACGGCCCGACCGGCACGTTGAAGGCCCGGCCGCGCGGAAACACGGCGCTGCCCGGGCGCACACCCTGCGTGTCCGAGAACGG
Proteins encoded:
- a CDS encoding FliI/YscN family ATPase, producing the protein MSVAPPTLSFARYERALRDRSALKFQGRVSQVIGLSIEVEGLRLAVGDVCTIMPEMAGRRPVHQPDEANNRRAGGISAEVVGFREGRLLVMPFSDTQGVRPGSAVFPRGRAFNVPVGPSLLGRVIDGLAQPIDGKGPLGAIERYPVTNQPPDPLSRQPIRETLSTGVRAIDAMLTCGKGQRVGIFAGSGVGKSTALGMMARNAQTDVNVIALIGERGREVQEFMERDLGPEGLARSVVVVATSDQPALQRIKAAWVATAIAEYFREQGLDVTLMMDSVTRWAMAQREIGLTVGEPPVVKGYPPSVFALMPKLMEKAGTSHRGTVTGFYTVLVDGDDVNEPIADTARGILDGHIWLSRKLANQNHYPAIDVLGSLSRLMSALATPEHQRAASAVRDILATYRASEDLISIGAYQPGANPSLDRAVQLMPQVKDLLCQSAHDATTIEDAVQGLNAIFGTFGPGASATGAAA